The Triticum urartu cultivar G1812 chromosome 6, Tu2.1, whole genome shotgun sequence genome includes the window CTTCCCGTGCCTCCGTTGGAACCTGCCGTTCTAGATGCCTTTCTTTGTTCTTGTCGATTCGGCGTCTTGGGGCTGTGGGGTTTTGCGGTTTGGGGGTCTCCCCCCTCTGCTTTGCGTCTATTTCGTCGGACAGGGTGCGGTTCGTCGAAGCCCCGCGATGTCGGCGCTAGGTTTTTTGGATCAAAAGGTTCGTTCTTGGCGGGGATTTCGCATGTTTGTTGGTGATTCCAGCCGAAAATCGACCTTTTTGTTTGTTTGGTTGGTTTCTTTCGCGCAagcttcattcgtggagagacgCTATCAGGAGCCATTTTCTATGGATTATTATGTCACAGCTGATAAGTCGTTTGAACCAGTTTCTATGGATTATTATGTCATGGATGTGATAAGTAGGAAGTGTGCAATCTTGGACATGGTTCAAACATGATGTTATGAGAATGTCACAGCTGATGTTTCCGCTGTTATGTTTATGCATGGTCCATGTCTCTTATTTTGAGGGGCGACGGATGAGCCGTCGTCTCCAGGACCACCCGGAGGTTGATGACATGCATCAGCGGTGCGTCatgagggcggccaagcttcgtGACATTGATGTCACTATTGGTATGTCAGTCAATACCTCTAATTTCATTCTGCATTTTTCTAATAATGAGATTATTAATAATGCAAGTCAATTAGGAGTTTCACTAGGAAGAAATGATAGTGAAATCTCCAATTTCGTAAATGATATTCTGGATTTGGAAGCGGAACGAGCTTTAGAAATGATTCGTCACTTAGCTGCGGTCAGGCCTATAAATGATTCTGAGATAGATGCGTTGGGGGTCAGGGTACTCGATAATTTTTGTGCGGATCTTGTACCATCCAATCCTGAGTCAGAGGTAGAGGATGATACCTTTGATGATGAAGTAGTTAGGTCCACGGAGCCCGGTTGTGAGGATCGGGTGGAGGATCAAAACAAGCCTAAACGCAAGTGGAAGCGGAAGATCTATCTTGCATCGGCGGTGCGTAGGAGTGCTAGGATTCGTACTACTAAAAAATTTCATGGTGAAATATGAAAagaatcttttggaatagcagatGTCTGAAAGACTTGGCTAAGAGAAGATTTCTTGCAGATGCGTCTATCGAGCATAGGTTGGATTTTATTGCACTCTCGGAAACTGGTAGAGATAATTTCTCTCCCCAGTTTCTTAGTAATTTATCGGGCGGTATCGATTTCGATTGGCATTGCTTGCCTCCGAGAGGAAGATCGGGTGGGATCTTACTTGGAGTTAGATGCGATTCGATGGAAGTCCGAAGTGTAGTGATGGGAGATTTTGCAGTTAAGTTCCGGGTTAGGTCGAAGGCCGATGGGTTTAATTGCGCTCTAGTGGTGGTTTATGGTGCCGCATAGCCCGAACTCAAACCAGAGTTTTTGGCAGACCTCGTTAGAATTTGCGGTTTCGAGCAGCTTCTAATCCTGGTTGGGGGTGATTTCAACATTATTAGAAGAAGAGAGGAAAAGAACAACGATAACTTCGACGGCAGGTGGTCGTTCATGTTTAATACCATAATTGAAAGATTGGATCTGCGAGAGATAGAGCTTTCGGGTAGAAAGTTTACCTGGGCAAATACTTTGCCAAATCCGACGTTTGAGAAGCTGGATCGAGTCCTTACAAGCGTCGAATGGAAACAGAAATTTCTTTTGGTTACGGTCCAGGCGCTTTCGCGCGGTATTTCTGACCACACGCCTTTGCTCGTGGACTCTGGTGAGGCCACTCGCATGGGGAACAAAAATTCATTTTCGTTCGAAATGGCATGGTTTGAACGAGAAGGCCTTTTCGATCTGATAGCCAGGGAATGGGCTAAGGATGCAGGAGGTAGGACCGCAGTTGAGCGTTGGCAGAATAAGATAAGGCACTTGAGAAGTTTCTTGCGTGGGTGGGCTAAGCATCtttgtgacgccccgagtccgatgcgccatgtgtctttcagttattcgccgacgttgccatgtcatttgcttgcgtgttgcatcttaccatgtcatcatgtgcattacatcatcatgttttcaaaacttgcatccgtcccggcctccccgtttcttccgttgtccgttctgagtccagacacccttgcacgcgcccgcgacacgtccgaaatattattttataagtgaccggaaaatgttctcggaatgggttgaaagttggtatgcggtgttgttatagtgtagataggccgcctgccaagtttcatcacgttcggagttcgtttgacgccccaacggataactatcgcgacaatatagccggtctaacgtcggacgttttcggtcttcaGAAACAATCGCCGGGcctttctctcttctcttttctcaaCCTGAGGCCTtctacacagtccactacctaccgtcgggcccaacctaacctctctcatcAGCCCGTAGCCTCCttgcgcgcgcgtccgaaaagctgtcccggacccgacccgggcagtcgtcactgTTGGGTCCGGAttatccccaaacatctacaaaacgtctccgttttatTATTTGGGCTTCCTAGTGTATTTTTCTCGACCGCTCGATTTTAAtcggagggacggattagcccctaaactCTCCCCTTTTTTCCTTATATATACGCCTTAGTCTAAACCGGGACAAAACTCTAAAACCGAGGGCACTTGTCCCATCTTTCCCTTTCGGCCGCGGCCACTCTCTCATCGGGATACTCCCCGATCCACCCACCTCCGCTCCCTTGAATTCCCCATCTGGCCAATCCCGCAGCCTCCTCCCGATCCACCAGCCAGCCACCACCAAATCCTCCTCCTTGCCTCGATCAAGCCCACAAGAGAGGAGCTCCTCCTCTGCTTTCTCCTCGAGGCCGCAACCTCCTCGTCCCGATGCATGAGCGACTCGTCGGAGTCCAGTCGCCGGTCCAGTAGCTCCCCTGCCTTtcccttccctctctctctctccctctcatcTCCCTGCTTCCTCTCTCTCGCAGGGAACCGTGCCTCCAAGGCGTCGTCACCCCGACTGCCTGGACCGCACGCGCGTCAAGTCCGCTCGTCCGCGTCGACCCGCCGCCCCGCCAAATCGTTGGAGTCCGCTGTGGGATCCGAACCCCGCTGCTGCATCCTCTCCATCCTGCTCGTCCCGCCGGCCTCCCTGTTGCCGCGCCTGCGTCGCCCTGTTTGCCGCGAGTGCAGATGCCGGTGAATCCCGCAGGTCACCGCCTCGCCAAGTCCTCGCCTCGCCGTCCAGCGCCTCGAGCCGCGCCCCTTCGTCATCTCTTCCTTGAGCCACCGCAGCAGGCGGACCTCCGCATCCAGCCACGCCGCCGGCAAGCCCTGCCTCCTCCACCTCAACTCCGGCCGGATCGGTTCGGTTCCCCGCCGCCCCGCCAAGTACAGGGAGCCGCCTCTGCTTCGATTCGGCAGGGAACAGGACCCCGACGACCTCCACCGCCCGGATCCGTGTCACCCATGCCGCCAACTTCCGCGTCTACTTCTTCTACCCACGCTGGCGCGCCGCCCTTAGCCAAGTCCACCGTCGCCGGCCTCCGCTTGCTCTGCTTCGAGCAGAGACGAACCTCTGCAGCCGCCGCGCCCTGCTTCTCTGCGCTGAGGACGAGTAGCGGTGCCCGCCTTGACTCCCTCCGTTTTGACCGAGCCGGCCCACCTTTTCTTTTCCAGCAAGGCCGGCCTACCTCTCCAGATCTGGGCTTTGGCCCATGGTGAGAAACCCCAGCCCATCTACCCGTCTGCCCCTGCGCACTGTTGGGCCATTCAGTTTCGGCCCGATATCTGTTTTTTTCCAGTTCCGCGATTTAGTTATTATTCCAGAGAACGGCAGTTTTGCAGTTTAGACCCCTAAAATCATGCATATTTTAactcacaaactaagcatcacatgtaaaaacttaatatatgaaaaatgcttagaatcttgtctagtttcataatatgcaattttcatccatgtttaaaatatttaaaatgttgtttgattaattttttctctatgccatgttaaaatgctttaattcataactaaataaccatagctccaaattgtataaactttatatgtaaatggggtagaaaaatgcatagtttaacatggtggaatctctttgcatgtttaacaactataaaatatggtttagggcagaacagtaccaaatccataattatgctcatgaggatttttccggacttgttgcttgttgttccgtcctcatttaaacttgtctagataggtagtttcttttgcttcaccctcttgccatgtttaacaacatttaatattgttgggtacataaacgagatcgaactaaataactagAATGTGGTGTTctatcaatatgcaactcgttgcatattgagctccacttaatttgtaggattgtttgtgcactttgccatgccatgtatcattaaaccagacatgcatcatacttggttgtgcgtcatgccatgattatgtgttggttgtttactatgttgtgtgcttctttccagtgttgcttcttcgggttggttccgataacgtcgcgtttgtgaggacccgttcgactacgtccgtttgccttattcatggactcgttcttcttccttgcgggatttcaggcaagatgaccataccctcgaaatcacttttatctttgcttgctagttgctcgctcttttgctatgcctatgctgtgatacctaccacttgcttatcatgcctcccatattgttaagccaagcctctaacccaccttgtcctagcaaaccgttgtttgaccatgttaccgctttgctcagcccctcttatattgttgttagttgcaggtgaagattggagtttgttccttgttggaacatggatatttgttgggatatcacaatatctcttatttaattaatgcatctatatacttggtaaagggtggaaggctcggccttatgcctggtgttttgttccgctcttgccgccctagtttccgccatatcggtgttatgttcccggattttgcgttccttacacggttgggttataataggaacccctcgacagttcgctttgaataaaactcctcccgcaaggcccaacattggttttaccatttgccacctagcccttttcttttcccttggaagtcgcgctcccgagggtcatctttattttaacccccccgggccagtgctcctctgagtgttggtccaacctgtcagctgccggtggccaccaggggcaactctgggctggtctaccggaaccttggacaatctggtgtgccctgagaacgagatatgtgcagctcctatcgggatttgtcggcacattcgggtggctttgcgggtcttgttttaccattgtcgaggatgtcttgtaaccgggatgccgagcctgatcggattgtcttgggagaagtaatatccttcgttgaccgtgagagcttgtgatgggctaagttgggacacccctgcagggatttgaactttcgaaagccgtgctcgcggttatggacagatgggaatttgttaatgtccggttgtagaaaacctgaagctTATCTTAATTAAAACGCATCagctgcgtgtgtaaccgtgatggtctcttctcggcggagtctgggaagtgaacacggtgttggagtaatgcttgacgtaggtgttggaaatatgccctagaggcaataataaattggttattattatatttccttgttcatgataatcgtttattatccatgttagaattgtattgataggaaactcagatacatgtgttgatacatagacaacaccatgtccctagtaagcctctagttgactagctctgtagttcgtatgctaaagcttttctaatgtcaagtatcatttccttagaccatgagattgtgcaactcccggatacctgtaggaatactttgggtgtgccaaacgtcacaacgtaactgggtggctataaaggtacactacaagtatctccgaaagtgtctgttgggttggcacgaatcgagactgggatttgtcactccgtgtaaacggagaggtatctctgggcccactcggtaggacatcatcataatgtgcacaatgtgatcaagaagttgatcacgggatgatgtgttacgaaacgagtaaagagacttgccggcaacgagattgaacaaggtatcgggataccgacgatcgaatctcgggcaagtatcgtaccaatagacaaagggaattgtatacgggattgattaagtccttgacatcgtggttcatccgatgagatcatcgtggaacatgtgggagccaacatgggtatccagatcccgctgttggttattgaccggagagtcatctcggtcatgtctgcatgtctcccgaacccgtagggtctacacacttaaggttcgatgacactagggttatagggaaagtatgtacgcgattaccgaatgttgttcggagtcccggacgagatcccggacgtcacgaggagttccgaaatggtccggaggtaaagatttatatatgggaagtcctgttttggtcaccgaaaaagtttcgggttttatcgataacgtaccgggaccaccgggagggtcccggggatccaccaagtggggccacaagccccggagggctgcatgggccaagtgtgggaggggaccagccccaggtgggctggtgcgccccccacaagggcccaaagCGCCTAAAGGGgaggaagggggcaaaccctaagggcagatgggccttagggcccatgcctggtgcgcctccctcttcccctccccttggccgccccctagatgggatctaggggctgccgccacccctagggagggaaccctaggtgggggcgcagcccctcccctccccctatatatacttgaggtttggggctaCCCAACATAGGTGAATTCTCTCCCAGTTGGCCCAGTCctgcccctctccctcctcgtctctcgtagtgcttagcgaagccctgctggagtcccgcgctcctccaccaccaccacgccgtcgtgctgctgctggatggagtcttccccaacctctccttctccccttgctggatcaaggcgtaggagacgtcaccgggctgtacgttgttgaacacggaggtgccgtccgttcggcactaggatcatcggtgatttggatcacgacgagtacgactccatcaaccccgttctcttgaacgcttccgcgtagcgatctacaagggtatgtagatgcactctccttccctcgttgctagattactccatagattgatcttggtgatgcatagaaaattttgaatttctgctacgttctccaacagtggcatcatgagctaggtctatgcgtagtttctatgcacgagtacaacacaaagtagttgtgggcgttgattttgttcaatatgctatccgttactagtccaatcttgattcggcggcattgtgcgatgaagcggcccggaccaaccttacacgtacgcttacgtgagaccggttccaccgactgacatgcactagttgcataaggtggctggcgggtgtctgtctctcccactttagtcggatcggattcgatgaaaagggtccttatgaagggtaaatagcaattggcatatcatgttgtggtttttttgcgtaggtaagaaacgttcttgctagaaacccatagcagccacgtaaaacatgcaaacaacaattagaggacgtcaaacttgtttttgcagggtatgctatgtgatgtgatatggccaaaggatgtgatgaatgatatatgtgatgtatgagatgatcatgttcttgtaataggaatcacgacttgcatgtcgatgagtatgacaaccggcaagagccataggagttgtcttaatttatttatgacctgcgtatcaacataaacgtcatgtaattactttactttattgctaactgttagctgtagtagtagaagtaatagttggcgagacaacttcatgaagacacgatgatggagatcatgatgatggagatcatggtgtcatgccgacgacaatgatgatcatggagcctcgaagatggagatcaaaaggagcaatatgatattggccatatcatgtcactatttgattgcatgtgatgtttatcatgtttatacatcttatttgcttagaacgacggtagtaaataagatgatccctcattaaaatttcaagaaagtgttccccctaactgtgcaccgttgcgaaagttcgtcgtttcgaagcaccacgtgatgatcgggtgtgatagattcttacgttcacatacaacgggtgtaagccagatttacacacgtgaaacacttaggttgacttgacgagcctagcatgtacagacatggcctcggaacacaagagaccgaaaggtcgagcatgagtcgtatggtagatgcgatcaacatgaagatgttcaccgatgatgactagtccgtctcacgtgatgatcggacacggcctagttgactcggatcatgtaatcacttagatgactagagggatgtctatctgagtgggagttcataagatgaacttaattatcctgaacatagtcaaaaggtcttcgcaaattatgtcgtggctcgcgctttagttctactatttagatatgttcctagagaaaatttagttgaaagttgatagtagcaattatgcggactaggtccgtaaactgaggattgtcctcattgcttcatagaaggcttatgtccttaatgcatcgctcagtgtgctgaacctcgaatgtcgtctgtggatgttgcgaacatctgacatacacattttgataactacgtgatagttcagttaaacggtttagagttgaggtaccgaagacgttttgaaacgtcgcgaaacatatgagatgtttcgagggctgaaattgggatttcaggctcgtgcccacgtcaagaggtacaAGACCTCTGAcaattttcttagcctgcaaactaagggagaaaagctcaattgttgagcttgtgctcagattgtctgagtacaacaatcgcttgaatcgagtgggagttgatcttccagatgaaatagtgatggttctccaaagtcactgccaccaagctactagagcttcgtgatgaactataacatatcagggatagatatgatccttgagctatacgcgacaccgcaaaagtagaaatcaaaagggagcatcaatcgttgatggttagtaaaaccactggtttcaagaagggcaa containing:
- the LOC125512545 gene encoding proline-rich receptor-like protein kinase PERK9 isoform X1; the encoded protein is MHERLVGVQSPVQEPCLQGVVTPTAWTARASSPLVRVDPPPRQIVGVRCGIRTPLLHPLHPARPAGLPVAAPASPCLPRVQMPVNPAGHRLAKSSPRRPAPRAAPLRHLFLEPPQQADLRIQPRRRQALPPPPQLRPDRFGSPPPRQVQGAASASIRQGTGPRRPPPPGSVSPMPPTSASTSSTHAGAPPLAKSTVAGLRLLCFEQRRTSAAAAPCFSALRTSSGARLDSLRFDRAGPPFLFQQGRPTSPDLGFGPCVASSGWFR
- the LOC125512545 gene encoding proline-rich receptor-like protein kinase PERK9 isoform X2; its protein translation is MSDSSESSRREPCLQGVVTPTAWTARASSPLVRVDPPPRQIVGVRCGIRTPLLHPLHPARPAGLPVAAPASPCLPRVQMPVNPAGHRLAKSSPRRPAPRAAPLRHLFLEPPQQADLRIQPRRRQALPPPPQLRPDRFGSPPPRQVQGAASASIRQGTGPRRPPPPGSVSPMPPTSASTSSTHAGAPPLAKSTVAGLRLLCFEQRRTSAAAAPCFSALRTSSGARLDSLRFDRAGPPFLFQQGRPTSPDLGFGPCVASSGWFR